From Micromonospora echinospora, one genomic window encodes:
- a CDS encoding sigma-70 family RNA polymerase sigma factor, with protein sequence MLRALHDEHADALHAYALRLVDGDRQRAEDLVQETLLRAWRSPASLDPERGSVRAWLFTTARNLAIDAWRRRSTRVGEVVTDEVPEPPPTVDETERAVEAWTIAEALSRLSPSHREVLVECFYRGRSVTEAAARLGVPPGTVKSRTHYALRSLRLVLAEMGVTQ encoded by the coding sequence CTGCTCCGTGCCCTGCACGACGAGCACGCCGACGCGCTCCACGCGTACGCCCTGCGCCTGGTCGACGGCGACCGGCAACGGGCCGAGGACCTGGTGCAGGAGACCCTGCTCCGGGCCTGGCGCAGTCCCGCGTCCCTGGACCCGGAACGCGGATCGGTGCGTGCCTGGCTCTTCACCACCGCCCGCAACCTGGCCATCGACGCCTGGCGGCGGCGGTCCACCCGGGTCGGTGAGGTGGTGACCGACGAGGTGCCCGAGCCGCCACCGACGGTCGACGAGACCGAGCGGGCGGTGGAGGCGTGGACGATCGCCGAGGCGCTGTCCCGGCTCAGCCCGAGCCACCGGGAGGTGCTGGTGGAGTGCTTCTACCGGGGGCGGTCGGTCACCGAGGCGGCGGCCCGGCTGGGGGTGCCGCCGGGCACCGTCAAGTCCCGCACCCACTACGCGTTGCGGTCACTACGGTTGGTGCTGGCCGAGATGGGGGTGACGCAGTGA